The Altererythrobacter sp. CAU 1644 genome has a window encoding:
- a CDS encoding NADP-dependent oxidoreductase, with protein MPTTTRQWLLNGHPRGRGIEDGDFKLVETELADPGEGEMLLATRYLGFDPAQKGWMENIADYVAPMQIGDVMRGSGICEVLESNGGRFQRGDWVFGTTGWTEHLVTDGKELTKVETELSPTAVLSVLGTTGVTAYCGLFKVGKPVAGDTVLVSGAAGATGSVVGQLAKIAGCRVVGIAGGPDKCRWLVEEAGYDAAIDYKADDVKGQIKQHCPGGVDVIFDNVGGAILDDMLANIATGARVVICGGISRYESGGKPIGPGNYFNLIFRRASMAGFIVLDWAAEFPAIRKRLEGFVQDGRLQYQEDIQEGFENAPETLKRLFVGKNRGKQMLQL; from the coding sequence ATGCCGACCACCACCCGCCAATGGCTCTTGAACGGACACCCGCGCGGCCGCGGGATCGAAGATGGCGATTTCAAGCTGGTCGAGACCGAACTGGCCGATCCGGGCGAGGGCGAGATGCTGCTCGCGACGCGCTATCTCGGGTTCGACCCGGCGCAGAAGGGCTGGATGGAGAACATCGCCGACTATGTCGCGCCGATGCAGATCGGCGACGTGATGCGCGGTAGCGGGATCTGCGAAGTGCTCGAGAGCAACGGCGGCCGCTTCCAGAGAGGCGACTGGGTCTTCGGCACAACCGGCTGGACCGAGCATCTGGTGACCGATGGCAAGGAATTGACCAAGGTCGAAACCGAACTGTCGCCCACCGCGGTGCTGTCCGTGCTCGGCACGACCGGCGTCACCGCCTACTGCGGGTTGTTCAAGGTTGGGAAGCCTGTCGCTGGCGACACGGTGCTGGTGTCGGGTGCGGCAGGCGCGACCGGCTCGGTCGTCGGCCAGCTGGCCAAGATCGCCGGGTGCCGCGTGGTCGGCATCGCGGGCGGACCCGACAAGTGCCGCTGGCTGGTCGAAGAAGCCGGCTATGATGCCGCGATCGATTACAAGGCTGATGACGTAAAGGGCCAGATCAAGCAACATTGCCCGGGCGGCGTGGATGTCATCTTCGACAATGTCGGCGGCGCGATCCTCGACGACATGCTGGCCAATATCGCCACCGGCGCGCGCGTGGTGATTTGCGGCGGCATCAGCCGTTACGAGTCAGGCGGCAAGCCGATCGGGCCAGGCAACTACTTCAACCTGATCTTCCGCCGCGCGAGCATGGCAGGGTTCATCGTGCTCGACTGGGCAGCCGAGTTTCCCGCCATCCGCAAGCGACTGGAGGGGTTCGTCCAGGACGGACGCCTACAATATCAGGAAGACATCCAGGAGGGTTTCGAGAACGCGCCCGAAACCCTCAAGCGCCTGTTCGTCGGCAAGAATCGCGGGAAGCAGATGCTGCAGCTCTGA
- a CDS encoding carotenoid oxygenase family protein: MTQPFFDHPYLSGHHAPMRIEADAPDLFVHGELPDDLAGIFYRNGPESLYPPIEGDYHWFDGDGMIYAFEIADGRVSMRNRWVRTEKFELEKEAGRRLFGIFGNPMTSDPAVAGKRYNTGNTNIIVHGGKLLALMEGAPPVEMDPRSLATRGEEHYGEVVTTTFGAHPTIDQTTGEMFNVSSMINGPMGAKQMRYDIINADGSLQKSEVLDVPHMALLHTFFLTENWAIIPVIPIDTDIERAQKGGPMTAWVEGRPTKIALMPRYGSADDIRWFEYEPRHMFHELNVWEDADGKIIADVAAADRTALFPNDRGEKRTHAETMQNLRRWTIDPNGNTGWMKEEVLNGRDIQFPRPDDRLMSRASRQAYGNINLHSRDGRVEGMDAVLRYDTQTGEEDIYHFGDGASCGELIFAPRLGGTEEGDGYALTLVHRANAATSELAVFAAMDIASGPIATVEIPFRVPSGFHCNFYAADSALYRQAMGSA; the protein is encoded by the coding sequence ATGACCCAACCCTTCTTCGACCACCCCTATCTGAGCGGGCACCACGCCCCGATGCGGATCGAGGCCGACGCACCGGATCTGTTCGTGCATGGCGAACTGCCGGACGACCTGGCCGGCATTTTCTACCGTAACGGGCCGGAATCGCTCTATCCGCCGATCGAGGGCGACTATCACTGGTTCGACGGTGACGGGATGATCTACGCCTTCGAGATCGCCGACGGCCGCGTGTCGATGCGCAATCGCTGGGTTCGGACCGAGAAGTTCGAGCTCGAGAAGGAGGCAGGTCGGCGCCTGTTCGGAATTTTCGGAAATCCGATGACCAGCGATCCCGCCGTTGCGGGCAAGCGTTACAACACCGGCAACACCAATATCATCGTCCATGGCGGCAAGCTGCTGGCGCTGATGGAAGGCGCGCCACCGGTCGAGATGGACCCGCGCAGCCTCGCGACCCGCGGGGAGGAGCACTACGGCGAAGTGGTCACGACCACTTTCGGCGCGCATCCGACGATCGACCAGACCACGGGCGAGATGTTCAACGTCAGTTCGATGATCAACGGGCCGATGGGTGCCAAGCAGATGCGCTATGACATCATCAATGCCGACGGGTCGCTGCAGAAAAGCGAAGTGCTAGACGTACCCCACATGGCGTTGCTGCATACGTTCTTCCTGACCGAGAACTGGGCGATCATCCCGGTCATTCCGATCGACACCGATATCGAACGCGCGCAGAAGGGCGGGCCGATGACCGCATGGGTCGAAGGTCGACCGACCAAGATCGCCCTGATGCCGCGCTACGGCAGCGCAGACGACATCCGCTGGTTCGAATACGAACCGCGGCACATGTTCCACGAGCTCAACGTGTGGGAAGATGCCGACGGCAAGATCATTGCCGATGTGGCGGCTGCGGATCGTACGGCTCTGTTCCCGAACGATCGGGGCGAGAAACGCACTCATGCCGAAACCATGCAGAACCTGCGCCGCTGGACGATCGATCCGAACGGCAACACCGGCTGGATGAAGGAGGAAGTGCTTAACGGGCGCGACATCCAGTTCCCGCGGCCCGACGACCGGTTGATGAGCCGCGCCTCGCGCCAGGCCTACGGCAACATCAATCTCCATTCGCGCGACGGACGGGTTGAGGGGATGGACGCGGTGCTGCGTTACGACACCCAGACCGGAGAAGAGGATATCTATCACTTCGGGGATGGCGCCTCCTGCGGCGAACTGATTTTCGCGCCGCGTCTCGGCGGGACGGAAGAGGGTGACGGCTATGCACTGACCCTCGTGCACCGCGCCAATGCCGCCACGAGCGAACTGGCGGTGTTCGCGGCCATGGATATCGCCAGCGGTCCGATCGCTACGGTCGAGATCCCTTTCCGCGTGCCATCGGGCTTCCATTGCAACTTCTACGCCGCCGACAGCGCGCTCTATCGCCAGGCGATGGGCAGCGCTTGA
- a CDS encoding molybdopterin-containing oxidoreductase family protein gives MPVETHRTFCRFCHANCAMIAEVEDGKVIRVKGDPDDPAYGGYTCLKGRELPDSHNAEHRLRHSLVRNEAGEFDETPMMEALGHVSGELRRIIDTYGPHSVAIFMGSGGYQNSSAMAASLSLAQAIGTRNFYTSVTLDQPAKVFTTTRYGKWMGGTNTFSEADVALLVGNNPLVSHYSPPGGVPPFSPSRRIRDRQAEGMKLIVADPRESDVAALADIYLPVKPGEDPALLAGMLNVIFEEELYDRNFVSAHVDGVEELQAAVAPFTPQVAADRAGVDKDQLVAAARMFANGSKGCAVTGTGPEMAGNGTLTEYLVTCLNTLCARFKQEGEKCAIPGVFTTPQAPKRAQVGPPMQMFGAPGMAKSRFRGLGQLLFEMPCNVLADEILTPGEGQIRALISVGGNPEVGFPNQLKMRRALDDLELFVQIDPWMSASAKRADVVLAPKQCLEREDITNLSEWWHEQPYARYTEAVVEAPGDVIDEYEMMWHIAKRLGVQLKLMGGPVPMDGHSPPPKELFLDLMTAGCLVKPSEVRKDARARDGAAVVYDDIHPVVEAADPAEQYRFDLNAGAMPAQLEKYGRDEARAAGYDFRLISRRSKHRFNSIGQPLAKLGRKVTTNPAYIHPEDMAAKGIKEGDVIEISSAHASIHGVAKPSDRVRRGLISMAHAFGDSEAGKHNVREVGGSTNRLTSDEVDYDPITGQALQSAIPVRIAAA, from the coding sequence ATGCCCGTCGAGACACACCGCACATTCTGCCGCTTTTGCCACGCCAATTGCGCAATGATTGCCGAGGTAGAGGACGGCAAGGTCATCAGGGTCAAGGGCGACCCCGACGATCCGGCCTATGGCGGATATACCTGCCTGAAGGGCCGCGAGCTGCCGGATTCGCACAATGCCGAGCACCGGCTGCGGCATTCGCTGGTGCGCAACGAGGCAGGTGAATTCGATGAAACCCCGATGATGGAGGCGCTGGGACATGTCTCCGGCGAGCTGCGCCGGATCATCGATACTTACGGCCCGCACTCGGTCGCCATCTTCATGGGTTCGGGCGGCTACCAGAACAGCTCCGCCATGGCGGCCTCGCTCAGCCTGGCGCAGGCGATCGGCACGCGCAATTTCTACACTTCGGTCACGCTCGACCAGCCCGCCAAGGTCTTCACCACCACGCGCTACGGCAAGTGGATGGGCGGGACCAATACCTTCTCGGAGGCCGATGTCGCGCTGCTTGTCGGCAACAATCCCCTGGTTTCGCACTACTCGCCGCCGGGAGGAGTGCCGCCGTTCAGCCCCTCGCGCCGCATCCGCGACCGTCAGGCCGAGGGCATGAAGCTGATCGTAGCTGACCCGCGCGAAAGCGATGTCGCGGCGCTCGCCGACATCTACCTGCCGGTAAAGCCTGGCGAGGATCCCGCACTGCTCGCAGGCATGCTCAACGTCATCTTCGAAGAAGAGCTCTACGACCGCAATTTCGTCTCCGCGCATGTCGACGGCGTCGAGGAATTGCAGGCGGCGGTGGCACCCTTCACCCCCCAGGTCGCCGCAGATCGCGCCGGAGTGGACAAGGACCAGCTGGTCGCCGCAGCGCGCATGTTCGCTAACGGATCGAAAGGCTGCGCCGTGACCGGGACCGGGCCGGAAATGGCGGGCAACGGCACGCTCACCGAATATCTCGTCACTTGCCTCAACACGCTGTGCGCGCGTTTCAAGCAGGAAGGCGAGAAATGCGCCATTCCCGGGGTCTTCACCACACCGCAGGCGCCCAAGCGCGCGCAGGTCGGTCCGCCCATGCAGATGTTCGGCGCGCCGGGCATGGCCAAATCGCGCTTCCGCGGGCTCGGCCAATTGTTGTTCGAAATGCCCTGCAATGTCCTGGCCGACGAAATCCTCACGCCGGGCGAAGGGCAGATCCGCGCGTTGATCTCGGTCGGAGGCAATCCCGAAGTCGGCTTTCCCAACCAGCTCAAGATGCGCCGCGCGCTCGACGATCTCGAACTATTCGTCCAGATCGATCCGTGGATGAGCGCCAGCGCGAAACGCGCCGATGTGGTGCTCGCACCCAAACAGTGCCTCGAGCGCGAGGACATCACCAACCTGTCCGAATGGTGGCACGAGCAGCCCTATGCCCGCTACACCGAGGCGGTCGTCGAGGCCCCCGGCGACGTGATCGACGAATACGAGATGATGTGGCACATCGCCAAGCGCCTCGGCGTGCAGCTTAAGCTGATGGGCGGGCCGGTTCCGATGGACGGCCACAGCCCGCCGCCCAAGGAATTGTTCCTCGACCTGATGACCGCCGGCTGCCTGGTCAAGCCGAGCGAGGTGCGCAAGGATGCCCGCGCGCGGGACGGCGCTGCCGTGGTCTATGACGATATCCACCCGGTGGTCGAGGCGGCCGATCCTGCCGAGCAATACCGGTTCGACCTCAACGCCGGTGCCATGCCGGCGCAGCTCGAGAAATACGGGCGCGACGAGGCCCGTGCCGCCGGATACGATTTCCGCCTGATCTCGCGCCGGTCCAAGCATCGCTTCAACTCGATCGGCCAGCCGCTGGCGAAGCTCGGGCGCAAGGTCACCACCAATCCCGCCTATATCCACCCTGAAGACATGGCGGCCAAGGGCATCAAGGAAGGCGACGTGATCGAGATCTCGAGCGCGCACGCCTCGATCCACGGGGTTGCCAAGCCCAGCGACCGGGTTCGGCGCGGGCTGATCTCGATGGCGCATGCCTTCGGCGACAGCGAGGCCGGCAAACACAATGTCCGCGAGGTGGGTGGCTCGACCAACCGTCTGACCAGCGACGAGGTCGATTACGATCCGATCACCGGGCAGGCGCTGCAGAGCGCCATTCCCGTGCGGATCGCCGCGGCCTAG
- a CDS encoding NADP-dependent oxidoreductase, translating into MPQNRRFLLQRRPDGEPVPEDFELVTEATPELADGQFLIRNHYASLDPAIRGWMDAEGNYMPPIPLGDPVRASTIGVVEESRAEGFEKGQWVMGLHALEDFSLSQAGGFTQPIDPSLVPSVTNYLSIFGAVGMTAYFGFLEVCEPKEGDTVLVTGAAGAVGSLVGQLAKIKGCRAIGIAGGPEKCAKLTEKYGFDTAIDYKGKSEADLTREIAAAAPDGVDVIFENVGGIILDAGLMNLNLHARVGLCGMISEYNTEPRGVRNLWQLIVKRAQIRGLLVADYVERFGEGAAQMGQWAAEGRLVIEEQVDEGLENTYASFMRLFAGTNQGKMILKIA; encoded by the coding sequence ATGCCCCAGAACAGGCGCTTTCTCCTCCAGCGTCGCCCCGACGGCGAGCCGGTACCCGAAGACTTCGAACTGGTCACCGAAGCCACGCCCGAACTGGCGGACGGTCAGTTCCTGATCCGCAATCATTATGCCTCGCTCGATCCGGCGATCCGCGGATGGATGGATGCGGAGGGGAACTACATGCCCCCGATCCCGCTGGGCGACCCGGTGCGGGCCAGTACGATCGGTGTGGTCGAGGAAAGCCGCGCCGAGGGTTTCGAGAAGGGCCAATGGGTCATGGGCCTCCACGCGCTGGAGGACTTCTCGCTCAGCCAGGCGGGCGGCTTTACCCAGCCGATCGATCCGTCGCTGGTCCCTAGCGTCACCAACTACCTCTCGATTTTCGGTGCAGTCGGCATGACCGCCTATTTCGGCTTCCTCGAAGTGTGCGAGCCGAAGGAAGGCGATACCGTGCTGGTGACAGGTGCCGCCGGGGCGGTCGGGTCGCTCGTCGGGCAACTCGCCAAGATCAAGGGCTGCCGCGCCATCGGCATCGCCGGCGGGCCGGAGAAATGCGCCAAGCTGACCGAGAAATACGGGTTCGATACTGCGATCGACTACAAGGGAAAGAGCGAGGCGGACCTCACCAGGGAGATCGCCGCGGCCGCGCCCGACGGGGTCGATGTGATTTTCGAGAATGTCGGCGGCATCATCCTCGATGCCGGTCTCATGAACCTCAACCTGCATGCCCGCGTCGGCCTGTGCGGAATGATCAGCGAATACAACACCGAGCCGCGCGGTGTTCGCAACCTGTGGCAACTGATCGTCAAGCGCGCGCAGATCCGCGGGCTGCTGGTTGCCGACTACGTCGAACGCTTTGGCGAAGGCGCGGCGCAGATGGGCCAGTGGGCGGCGGAGGGCCGGCTGGTCATCGAAGAGCAGGTCGATGAAGGGCTGGAGAATACCTACGCCAGTTTCATGCGGCTATTTGCCGGAACCAATCAGGGCAAGATGATCCTGAAGATCGCCTGA
- a CDS encoding ThuA domain-containing protein: MSTLLVLSGGHPYEEAPFDELIHSLGFERVEHLVHPEAEAAVAAGAADHADALLFYDMGGYTFADGAVATRPPSPEFRQAIERRFASGKGAVAMHHALAGWAEWPEWHAMLGGRFLYQPDEWQGRPAPDSGYRHDVAYQAEALCHHPIFDGVPSTFAVIDELYLAQVDESAVTPLIRANHVFTRDNFYSAALAVGGTMFSNDGWDHADGSDLIGWERRIGAAPLIYLQFGDGPETYRNPHVHRLLANALRYTATASIHDG, from the coding sequence ATGAGCACACTGCTCGTCCTCTCCGGCGGGCATCCCTACGAGGAAGCTCCGTTCGACGAGCTGATCCATTCGCTGGGTTTCGAGCGGGTCGAGCACCTGGTCCATCCGGAGGCGGAGGCTGCGGTGGCGGCGGGAGCGGCCGACCACGCCGATGCACTGCTGTTCTACGACATGGGAGGGTACACCTTTGCCGATGGTGCGGTGGCCACTCGCCCGCCCTCACCCGAATTCCGCCAGGCGATCGAGCGCCGGTTCGCTTCGGGCAAGGGGGCGGTCGCCATGCATCACGCGCTTGCCGGCTGGGCCGAATGGCCGGAATGGCACGCTATGCTGGGCGGGCGTTTTCTCTACCAGCCAGACGAATGGCAAGGTCGGCCGGCACCTGATTCCGGGTACCGCCACGACGTCGCCTATCAGGCCGAAGCGCTGTGCCACCACCCGATCTTCGACGGCGTCCCTTCGACCTTCGCGGTCATCGACGAACTCTACCTCGCCCAAGTGGACGAATCGGCCGTCACTCCGCTGATTCGCGCGAACCATGTCTTCACCCGCGACAATTTCTATTCCGCCGCACTGGCGGTTGGTGGGACCATGTTCAGCAATGACGGATGGGATCACGCCGACGGATCGGACCTGATCGGATGGGAGCGCAGGATCGGCGCAGCCCCCCTGATTTACCTGCAATTCGGTGACGGGCCCGAGACTTATCGCAATCCGCATGTGCATCGCCTGCTGGCCAATGCCCTGCGTTACACCGCAACTGCTTCAATTCACGATGGCTGA
- a CDS encoding cytochrome P450 codes for MNKPVGNLFSPETLVDPFDHYREVHEAGIKLQFETQANAWVVYSYDLVSEVTAKPEIFSNDFASLMGADDEEINAILAEGWDNPPTLLTADHPIHTRNRKLVNLAFSAPRVNAIEADMRTKAIELIEKMAQKDGGDFVEEFAIPLPVAMIAQQIGLDNDPKQVKSWSDAAVDRFSQLISRERELECAHSFVDYQRHMKRLIDDRRANGGDDLLTDLVEARVEGETPLTDEEIMSIMQQFMVAGNETTTSTIAGGLLQLIRNPDQMEKARAAAGGRDPKLIQNMVEEMLRYESPSAGIWRVVKQDVELGGEQIAAGSMLQVRYAAANRDPARFEDPDKFDVERKNARAHLAFGKGPHMCVGNMLSRKEMFVAFDELLERLGNFQVADEDAITILPNIMLRGVTKLPITYEVRA; via the coding sequence ATGAATAAGCCAGTCGGCAATCTGTTTTCACCCGAGACGCTGGTCGACCCGTTCGACCATTACCGCGAGGTGCACGAGGCAGGCATCAAGCTCCAGTTCGAGACACAAGCCAATGCCTGGGTCGTCTATTCCTACGACCTGGTCTCGGAAGTGACGGCCAAGCCGGAGATCTTCTCGAACGACTTCGCGTCGCTGATGGGGGCGGACGACGAGGAGATCAACGCGATCCTGGCCGAGGGGTGGGACAATCCCCCGACCCTGCTGACAGCCGATCATCCGATCCACACGCGCAACCGCAAGCTGGTCAATCTGGCTTTTTCGGCGCCGCGCGTAAACGCGATCGAAGCCGACATGCGCACCAAGGCCATCGAATTGATCGAGAAAATGGCGCAGAAGGATGGCGGCGATTTCGTCGAAGAGTTCGCCATTCCGCTGCCGGTCGCGATGATTGCGCAGCAGATCGGGCTCGACAACGATCCCAAGCAGGTCAAGAGCTGGTCGGACGCAGCGGTCGATCGCTTCAGCCAGTTGATCAGCCGCGAACGCGAACTCGAATGCGCGCACAGCTTTGTCGATTACCAGCGTCACATGAAGCGCTTGATCGACGATCGCCGCGCCAATGGCGGCGACGACTTGCTGACCGACCTTGTCGAAGCGCGGGTCGAGGGCGAAACGCCGCTGACCGACGAAGAAATCATGTCGATCATGCAGCAGTTCATGGTCGCCGGAAACGAGACCACCACCTCGACCATTGCCGGGGGGCTGCTGCAGCTCATCCGTAATCCCGACCAAATGGAGAAGGCCCGGGCCGCGGCAGGTGGCCGCGATCCCAAGCTGATCCAGAACATGGTCGAGGAAATGCTCCGCTATGAATCGCCTAGCGCGGGAATCTGGCGGGTGGTCAAGCAGGATGTCGAGCTGGGCGGCGAGCAGATCGCGGCTGGATCGATGCTACAGGTCCGCTATGCCGCAGCGAACCGTGACCCGGCCAGATTCGAGGACCCCGACAAGTTCGACGTCGAGCGCAAGAACGCGCGCGCGCATCTCGCCTTCGGCAAGGGTCCGCATATGTGCGTCGGCAATATGCTGAGCCGCAAGGAGATGTTCGTCGCGTTCGACGAACTGCTCGAGCGTCTCGGCAATTTCCAGGTGGCCGACGAGGATGCCATCACCATTCTGCCGAACATCATGCTGCGTGGGGTGACGAAGCTGCCGATCACCTACGAGGTACGCGCATGA
- a CDS encoding acyl-CoA dehydrogenase family protein, with the protein MNFDLSEEQELFRSTVERFAAPIDVEARRKLRGADGGYPRERWRELAELGLIALAAREENGGLGGSPVDLALVAEAIGRANAPDPWLENGVLPALLLEAGKAEAPLAGVLGGEKIVAFAWAERGQRYNLAAHKTTVGKGSTRTLSGEKTFVLGSAIADAFLITAEREGETGIFLVSADRAGLDLRHYQLADGSLAGELRLNQVKVDDGDELALDASDLARIVADCRLYAAAELAGLGQKLLDDTLAYVKEREQFGVPIGSFQALQHRLVDCYARIEQSRSMLYRAALADRSDLAQWQRSAAGAKAFISENVDHVAREAVQMHGGMGITDELAIGHAMKRVLVLSRLFGDVDTNLAEYELAA; encoded by the coding sequence ATGAATTTCGACCTGTCCGAGGAGCAGGAACTCTTCCGCTCGACCGTCGAGCGGTTTGCGGCGCCAATCGATGTCGAGGCTCGGCGCAAATTGCGCGGGGCGGACGGAGGTTATCCGCGCGAGCGCTGGCGCGAGCTTGCAGAACTCGGCCTGATCGCCCTCGCAGCGCGCGAAGAGAACGGCGGCCTCGGCGGTTCCCCGGTCGATCTTGCCCTCGTCGCCGAAGCGATCGGCCGCGCGAACGCACCCGATCCCTGGCTCGAGAACGGTGTCCTGCCGGCGCTCCTGCTGGAAGCTGGGAAGGCCGAAGCGCCGCTCGCCGGAGTGCTCGGCGGGGAAAAGATCGTCGCCTTCGCGTGGGCCGAGCGCGGACAGCGTTACAATCTCGCCGCCCACAAGACGACCGTGGGCAAGGGATCGACGAGGACGCTCAGCGGCGAAAAGACCTTCGTGCTCGGTTCGGCCATCGCGGACGCGTTTCTGATTACGGCGGAGCGCGAGGGAGAGACCGGTATTTTCCTCGTTTCGGCGGACCGCGCCGGGCTCGACCTTCGCCACTATCAATTGGCGGACGGCAGCCTTGCGGGCGAATTGCGCCTCAACCAGGTAAAAGTCGACGATGGCGACGAACTGGCGCTCGATGCTTCCGACCTTGCGCGGATTGTCGCCGATTGCCGCCTCTATGCCGCAGCCGAGCTCGCCGGATTGGGGCAGAAGCTGCTCGACGACACGCTCGCCTATGTGAAGGAACGCGAGCAGTTCGGCGTACCGATCGGCAGTTTCCAGGCGCTGCAGCACCGGCTGGTCGATTGCTACGCCCGGATCGAACAGTCCCGCTCGATGCTCTATCGTGCCGCTCTCGCCGACCGCAGCGACCTAGCGCAGTGGCAGCGCAGCGCGGCTGGCGCCAAGGCCTTCATCTCCGAGAATGTTGACCATGTCGCGCGCGAGGCGGTGCAGATGCACGGCGGAATGGGCATCACCGACGAACTGGCGATCGGTCACGCGATGAAGCGCGTGCTGGTGCTGTCGCGGCTGTTCGGCGACGTCGACACCAATCTCGCCGAATACGAACTCGCGGCCTGA
- a CDS encoding Zn-ribbon domain-containing OB-fold protein gives MGALSPIDPELWSNDAEPHLMGGRLPSGEIVFPMPQGDAARDVEPYKLSRHGKLWSWTSQDFLPKEPYEGPGSGEGEGPQDFQPFLLGYVELPGEVIVESRIVDAKLEDLKLGMPLEFCIVPFNDRHTTFAFRPEKPA, from the coding sequence ATGGGCGCCCTCTCCCCCATCGATCCCGAATTGTGGAGCAATGACGCGGAACCACACCTGATGGGCGGCCGTCTCCCTTCGGGCGAGATCGTGTTCCCGATGCCTCAGGGCGACGCGGCGCGCGACGTCGAGCCCTACAAGCTCTCGCGCCATGGCAAGCTGTGGAGCTGGACCAGCCAGGACTTCCTCCCCAAAGAGCCCTATGAGGGGCCGGGATCGGGCGAAGGCGAAGGCCCGCAGGATTTCCAGCCCTTCCTCCTCGGCTACGTCGAACTGCCTGGAGAGGTGATCGTCGAAAGCCGCATCGTCGATGCCAAGCTTGAAGATCTCAAGCTCGGCATGCCGCTCGAATTCTGCATCGTGCCGTTCAACGACCGGCACACCACCTTCGCATTTCGTCCGGAGAAGCCCGCATGA
- a CDS encoding thiolase family protein, with protein MSENVYIIGAGIHPFGRTESRSGREQGVYAVREAMKDAGLEWTDIECAYGGSAAAGSADIMVNELGLTSLPFTNVANGCATGGSALVSAQMAIASGFYDLALATGFDKHPRGAFNAKPSQYGLPEWYGQTGMMLTTQFFALKIQRYMQLHGISRTTLGRVAEKAFRNGTITPHAWRRSPIDLDTIMNAPMINDPLTKYMFCSPSEGGVALILASEKKMKELGADGVKIAKIAVKTRPPDSFEVFQAGVSVKDGGKPTVLASQAAFEGAGIGPEDIDVAQLQDTESGAEIMHMAENGFCKDGDQEQWLAEGWSEIGGKLPINTDGGCIACGEPIGASGLRQVYENVQQLRGRAGERQVAGAKTGYSHVYGAPGLSAVAILQR; from the coding sequence ATGAGCGAGAACGTCTACATTATCGGCGCCGGGATCCATCCGTTCGGCCGGACCGAAAGCCGCTCGGGCCGCGAACAGGGCGTCTACGCCGTGCGCGAAGCCATGAAGGATGCCGGCCTCGAATGGACCGACATCGAATGCGCCTATGGCGGATCGGCGGCGGCGGGCAGCGCGGACATCATGGTCAACGAACTGGGGTTGACCTCCCTGCCCTTCACCAATGTCGCCAATGGCTGCGCGACCGGAGGAAGTGCGCTCGTCTCGGCCCAGATGGCGATTGCCAGCGGCTTCTACGACCTCGCGCTGGCGACCGGCTTCGACAAGCATCCGCGCGGTGCGTTCAATGCCAAGCCCAGTCAATACGGCCTGCCCGAATGGTACGGCCAGACTGGCATGATGCTGACGACGCAATTCTTCGCGCTCAAGATCCAGCGCTACATGCAATTGCACGGCATCAGCCGCACGACGCTGGGCCGGGTGGCGGAGAAAGCCTTCCGCAACGGCACCATCACTCCGCATGCCTGGCGCCGCAGCCCGATCGATCTCGACACGATTATGAACGCGCCGATGATCAACGACCCGCTGACCAAGTACATGTTCTGCAGCCCGTCCGAGGGCGGGGTCGCGCTGATCCTCGCCAGCGAGAAGAAGATGAAGGAACTGGGCGCCGACGGGGTGAAGATCGCCAAGATCGCGGTCAAAACGCGCCCGCCCGACAGTTTCGAGGTGTTCCAGGCCGGGGTCAGCGTGAAAGACGGCGGCAAGCCGACCGTGCTCGCTTCGCAGGCCGCCTTCGAAGGCGCCGGAATCGGCCCCGAAGACATCGACGTCGCGCAGCTGCAGGACACCGAAAGCGGTGCGGAAATCATGCACATGGCCGAAAACGGCTTCTGCAAGGACGGCGATCAGGAACAATGGCTGGCCGAAGGCTGGTCCGAGATCGGCGGCAAATTGCCGATCAATACCGATGGCGGGTGCATCGCATGCGGCGAGCCCATCGGCGCTTCGGGCCTGCGGCAAGTTTATGAGAATGTTCAGCAATTGCGGGGACGCGCGGGCGAACGACAAGTTGCCGGTGCCAAGACCGGATACAGCCACGTCTACGGCGCTCCGGGATTGAGCGCGGTAGCGATCCTGCAGCGATAG